The following is a genomic window from Apodemus sylvaticus chromosome 10, mApoSyl1.1, whole genome shotgun sequence.
aaggttgagttTGCGCTGGGCTAACTCCTCTCTGCAAGGATGAACAAGGGGATCTGGGGAGCTGAAAGGGTTAAATGATAATCCTCTATGGGGTgtggagtgggggggtggggttgcTGGCTGGAGGCCTCTATGCTCAGAGCCAGGAGGCACCATCGGGACCAGATTCTCAGAGTTAACTGTTCCTCAGAGTTCCAGCAGGCCTGGTGTGGTATGGCACCTATGAGGCCAAGGCCGGAGGACTTGAGTACCagatcatcctgggctacatcatGTTTTGCGTAGACCTTAGGAAGAAGGTCTAGCCTGCACCTATGAAGGAGGCAGACTAGGGCTCTAGAGAACTGGGGATTCCCCCCAACTCAAAGCCTCAACTTTCTGCTCCTCTGTGGGGCCTTTCAACCACACTGGTCACAAGAAACAACGTGGGTTTTCATCTTCCAGGCAGCTCTGCTCTTTCCCACCCTCTGCTCTAAAGAGGGTTCTAAGAGAAGAGTAAAGAACAGCTCTGGAAGCATCGCACTGGGGTGCCAGACCCCAGGAAAGCCCAGAGCCCCAGCCTCAGTGTGTGGGACAAAGGAACAAAGTCTGACAAGGTCATTAAGTTCAGGGGCCCTGGTGCACGTGAGATGCACCCTACAGCCAGTGTCCTTACAGGAAACAGGGGCCTACAGTGCAATGGGTGAGGCCCAGGTCCAACCACCCCTTCCACACTGCAGCAGCACAGTAGCCAATACCTTCAATGGTGCCCCACTTGGTCttccttcccagaatcctcttgCCGTTGACTTGATACTCATGGTCGCTGCCCACCACAGCAAATGGGATCATTTCCTGGAGGAGGGACGGAAGAGTTAGTTACATGTGATCAGCGGGGGCCAGTGCCACCCTAGAACATCCCGTGTCTTGGGCCTGGAAAACTGCAGGCCTTGCCTTCAGAGGCCCCGGAGTGGACAGACAGGATCCTGTCTATCCGCCCACCGCCCCTCACCTCCCAGCACCAGATTGACCCACTGACCCGGAACTTCTCGTTCACCAGCCTGTCCTCTGCGTCTTCGTCAAACTCCTTCTGGGGGTACACGTCAATGCCATTGGACAGCAGGTCTGCGGTGATCTGGGAGGGGTGGGGTGAATCAGGCTGTCAGCCCGGGTGCTTAACCCATGAACAAAGGCAGGCTCCGAGTGGCCCCACCCTGAGATCCACTTTACttttatgtatacaagtgttttgcccgcatgtatgcgtgtgtgcgaCATGCGTGCcaagtgcccatagaggccaaaagagggcatacTGGAACTTGGAactgattgtgagctgccatgtgggtgctgggaattgaacttgggtgcTCTACAAGagcaagcaagtgctcttaacccctgagctatctctccagccccactcccactgttTTTTGGAAACAAaatctgtagctcaggctagccccaaaTTGGCTATGATAAACAAGGATAACCTCGAACTCCTTATCCTCCTGGCTCTATCTCCCAATGCTGGTGCTATataagtatcatgcccagttccatgtggtgctgaggatcaaaccctgAGGCTTTCCCTTCGGTAGGAGAGCACTCTATCACCTGAGTTCCACCCCCACTGTGCCCAAGATCTCCAGCCCTGAAGCTTCTTACACATTAAGGAGCACTCGCCTGGCTCGAGGGGCCCTGCAACCGCTGTCCCGAGTCTCCCTGCGTATCCTGTGTAGCTCATCACTATGAGCCCTCTTTCCTAAAACCACCTCTGGATGATCACCGTAGCCCAGGGTGTACCTGCTTGCTGAAACTCTCCTCGGCTCTATGACGTAATGACAGCCCAGGGGACAGCCAGCTGTCTTATCTGTTAAGCAGGTCAGGCTCTCATACACTGGGGAACCTCCTGCTCTCTTCTCTAGCAgatgttcccccctccccattaccCTTCCCTATGCATGCTGGGAAAATCCCCAACACAGCCTGGGAAGGAAGCCCTGGCATCCTCTGGAATTGGATATGAAGCCTCTCTTACAACCCCAGGCTGGAGCTCCCAGGATGCTCTGATGTAGACTTGCACGGAAGAGGCCCAGGACTCCTGCAGACGCCTGCAGGAATGGCCCTATCGCCCCGACAGCAGTGGTCTCAACCATGGCAGAGAAGAAGGAAGCCATTGAGGTGGGCTGTCCCACCTAATAAAACTTAGGCACGCTAGGTCCGATGGCCCTGAGATGTTTGCCTCTGTTTGTTCCACTCCCTTCTGAACCCCACTGAGACTGCTGGATGTGGGGAGCCCCACAGCCACAAAGGCCAGGGGCTCCCCCAAGGCTGGATGCATGCTGTAAAGGGCTGGACAGGCCCCTGTCAAGCCTATAACTTGTCTGGGCAATTCTGGAGGGAGAGGGGCTGGGTAGAGGCCATGAGTCCTACCCGTTGTTTGAAGTAGACCCTCTCCTCCAGGGTCAGCGTGTCAGCCTTGGCGATGACGGGGACAATGTTCACCACCTTACTTAGGCGCTTCATGAATTCAATGTCCAGGGGCCTGAGCCTGAAACGGAGTAATGCAAAAGTCTCAGCTTAGGGGTCCCTACCCCAGACACCACCGTGGGGACATGTTGGTAAGGGCCTTAGAAGGGTGTAGGGTGGACCCACTCCCCGTACGGAGCTGAGTGGGGGAACCGGAGTGGAGCAGACTCCCTCATCCACAAGATCGTCAGAGCCCAACCAGCCCGAGACACCGTCCACTGAAGACTGACTTGGCTCACATCACTGTCACGCCTCGGGCTTTCAAGGTCAAGGAAAAGGAGACTTGGGAGATGGTGTCCAGAAGCTCCGGGCCCTGGGACCGGCTGGCTGTTCCCAGGTCAGCCTGGCCCCGGGAACCCAGCGTCTGATACAGGGAGGGGTCAGAGTCTGGCAGAAGCCCTGAGCCTGGGCATCATTCTCTCATTGGAATGGCATCTTCTCCGTGGCAGTATTGTCAGGCCCAGACAGCCTGGAGGAAGTGAAGCTACAGGCAGAGGCCAAGCAAAGATGGCCAGAAGCCACTACTGCCCCCTGGGACTGAGTGGCTGGAGGAAGAAGCCAGGCGAAGTGCCCAGCCAGGGCCCTAGTCCAGAGGGTCACCACTGGGGAAGCGCCTCTGGCTCTCCCCACTGAAGCCTTGTCAGTCTGTCTCCTGCTGTCAGCCTTGGCCTTGCCTGGGGCTGTGCTCGGAGCAGCTGCAGAACGCCAACCGAGCTTGCCCCAGACTCTCATGCACCCCGCAGGAGATGGTCACTACAGGCAAGCCCAGACACCTATATTTGGATTTTTGCATCCAGATGCCAGTGAGACTTATGCCCTCTAGACAGGGTGCTGGATGTAAAGTCCCTTCAAAGCCCAGGCTCTTACACCCAGGAATGAGCCGGGAGCAGCCTGGAGTGTACAAACTCCAGCAGTCGTGCCCAGGAGACACCAAATCTGCGAGCCCTCAACTCTTCAAAAGAAGCCATCTCCAGCTCCCGCTGTTCTCTGTGCCCAGTACTAGACATGTACCTGACATGGAGTCAGGATAAGCGGTCAGGATAGCCAGCAAGGAGAGGAGGGACACTTATGTACTGGGGACAGATGAGACTCACGGGAAGCCAAGAACCCTGGTCACTGAGACCATCAACAGTCTACTGCCTCCCGGAAGGGTGGGGGAGAGATTCCAAAAGGCACCCGGGACTCCTAAGCCTCCCAGACCCCCAAAGCATCTCTGGTGAGGACAGCCAGCCTAACCTACCCGGTAAGCTCCAAGACAGTGAAAGATTATCTCAGTAAAACAAACTAAGCAAGCAACAAAATCTATGGAAAGCAGCTGGAAAGATAcccaaaatcaatcaatcaatcaatcaatcaatctatctatctatccatcaatccatccatctatccatttaaCTCTGTctcgctctgtctctgtctctgtctctgtctctctctctctctctcacacacacacacacacacacacacacacacacacagcctgagaGTCCTGTTCAATCTGCAGGGACGGCCTACCAGATTCTAGAACACCCCAGGGCCTGTCCTGGCCTCAGCTTGGTGGACAAAGGGACAGAAGGCAGAGTGGGCAGGGAACCACCGAGTCCAGAGGTCACCAAGAACTTCTAAGGGCACAGCCAGCCACATAACAGCCGCTGACACAGCTCTGACTCAGTGTCCCACCCCTGTGCCCAGACGGAATCCTGCATGCATGGGAACTGGGGATTCCCACCATCGAGACAAAGGGCCCAGTGTGGGACATACGAGTGGCCGGTGGCTGGGATGAAGTAGAGGCAGCAGTGGACACGGGTGTCGGGAATTCGCTTCTTGCGGTTGATGTTGACCTCCTCCTGCAGGTACTTCTCATATTGGTCGTTGATGAACTTCATAATGGGCTGCCAGCTGCGTGGAGAGCCAGGTTAGCCTGAACCCCGAACGCTCCTTCCTGCCCGTGTCCTTTCTAAGCCCGCCCTCCGAAAACCCCCACGACAGGCTAATTCCCAGAACTGGCTTCACACCCAGCCTCTGATATCATACGGGAATGGCTGGCGGTTGCAAAGACAAGCGGGTGGGGAAACCCACCCCAGATGAGTCCCAGGTGACCCCATTTTGATCTAGAATGTTAGACCCCAAATGCATGGCTTTAGAGTTTAAAATGATCTTATCTGGGAGGTCTGGCCTCCAGTGGTGTCACGGAGCCCCAGAACCAGTGGTGCTTTCCCCCTCTGAAGGAAGGGTCTCTGAGGTCACCTACCAGTTCTCGTTGTTGATGTGGTCTCCGAAGCCTGGGGTATCAATCACCGTCAGCTTCATTCGGACCCCCTTCTCTTCAATATCTGCACAAACCAAAACACCCCAAGTCAGAGGGGTCACCCCAAGCCCTCAGGTAGCCTGGTGTGTCCCAGAATGGGCTGTAATAACAGTGGGCGGGTCATGCCAAGGAGCAAGTGACCTCTTCCGGGTGGTGCCAGCCATGCATGACTCTTAGTATAAAACTCAGTTGTTTGTGGGAGCTCAGTCTGGCGGGCCCACGGGAATCCAGACCACTCTTACTCAGTCTCTGGGCCCACAGGGTCGTGGTGAACTTTCCAGTGCTCTGCTTTTGACCCCACACTCTGGGAAGAGGCCGTCCCTACACCCAGCCTCCGTGGTGCTGACCGTGGGTGATCGACTTGATTTCAATCGTCTTGGGGATGCGTTCCTCCGAGATGGGCTGCACCGACTTCCGGCTGATTTTGGACTTGAAGAGGGTATTGATTAAGGTGGACTTCCCGAGGCCGCTCTGccctggagagagaaggggaagcgGGTTGGAAGGCCTCTAAGAACACAGTTCATGGCTACATCACACTATGACCAGGACATCCTTGGATGGCCCTGCCTGGGACTTTACCTACTCAATGGAAGACCAGGGTTGAGTTTAAACCCCAAATGTGGGGCTCTGGAGCCTGGTTTAACTAGGAAGACCTCCCAAAGCAAGAAGGGACACCGAGACTCCAGAGGTGTGGGCCTAGGTAGCTATGACAGCCCCAAAGAGATGTGTAGGCTATCTGCAGATCCGGGCAGAGCAGACATACTGACAGTTCCTCAGACAGAGGCCCTGACTCTATTGATTTAGGGCATCAGCCTGTGACAGGTATTTGCCCATGCACCACCCTAAAGAGCAAGCAGAGACCTGTTCAGGCAGTAAAAAGCTGGCTGATAGGCCAGACATTGTGGGACTCTTAACCCCAGaactcgggaggcaaaggcagacatgacttctgtgagttcaagaccagcctggtttacataagcCAGTTCTAGCCTCgtcacatagtgagaccctatctccaaatgaatgaatgaatgaatgaatgaatgaatgcatgaataaaTTGACTTGTTCCTTCCAGGCAAGAAAGTCTCCTTCTCAGTGTCACTGAGGCAATCACACATGTGACGCCCAAGTTCGCTACACACAGCCCTTTTAGATCATGCTGATTAGTCACCTACATTTGTGACACCTAGCTGTCCAAGGCCACAGAAGGAAGGTGACTAGTACACCCCACTTCCTGGGTGGTCAGTGTAGCCGGGGCTCCAGGAAGCCTCCAGCCAGGTCTCGGGCATCAGGCCTGGAGACCGGTATCATTGGTCACAGAAGGCTTACACCTGCTCGGTGTTTCCATGCAGGGAGCAGCCCCTGTGAGGAGTTGCTGGTGGGTGTAATCCCTCCCTTAGCATGTATACCATAGAGAACTGTGTGCCCGGCACCAGCTCCCCCAGCTTCACAGTGGGGAAGACAGCCCGAGGGTTGCTTGGGTGCTGGGGCTAAGGTTAGCCGCCCCCAATGGCCTTTAACACTCACCAACCACCATGATGTTGAACTCGAAGCCCTGTTTCATAGCCTTCCTGCGCATCTGCTCCAGGATGGAGTCGATCCCCACGTAGCCAAACTCCACCGGGGCCTTCTCGTTCCGTGACACGGGTGCCTGCTTGAGCATGGCATCTCTAGAGTTGTCCGCCATGTCGCCAACACAGCTGGGAGTCACCTCAGGGTCTGGGGAGAGAGAGACGGAGGCGTGAGGATGGGGTCTGTGGCCAGCACACTCAGATGGGAAGCCCAGACTGCAGAGGTTAGTGACTTGCCCACGAAACTTCTGCAGAGCACCTCAGAGTTGAAATCACCTGTATGGTAGCATTCAACTGGTCCACACCACTCAGCCCACTCAGCCACCAGCCTCTCAGGGCCATCTCTGCCAACCAGGGCCCCCCTGGCTCCAGGTAGGCAGCAAGGACTTTATTCCATATTCTGTTAGCCCCAAGTGGTGAGGGCTCAGAGCTTACACTAACTGTAGCACTTGAGGCCCTTCACGGTCCAACAGATGACCACAAGCAGCTCCCAGGGGAAAGGTGATCtgatctctctctgcctcttccagaCCTGACTGGAGGCGCCACCCTTACAGTCCCGAGGCAGGACAGGCAGGAAATAGGCTATAGCAGACAGCAAGTGCTCCTCGCCCTCAGACAAAGGGCAGATTGGTTTGTAGGTCTGTGGACAGGCTAGGGGTTAAACTTGAAGACGTCAGCTTCCTTCGATAGGTCAGCGGTAGAATGAGCGCATGTCAGAGCCCAGGCCCGGGGGAGGATTCAGACGGAGGTCCTAGGTGCTCACACCCTGCGGGGGTGTGCAAGGTAGGCTCCACCCGGTCTGGCTGAACAAAATGCTTACGGTATACCTAAGCCCGGCAGTGCGGCTCTGAAACCCAGGCCGCCATGGGGCGGTTAAGGTAGAACTGATGCATTGTTAAAAAGCCTTAGAGACACCTCTTTCAACCTCTATGGAAAATGTCAGCAGTCTCAACTTATGACCCCACAACTCGGCCCCCCAAACACAGCCAAGAGAGGGCTCACCAGCTGCTTCCGAGTTTCCTTCCCTTCTGTTTTTTCCACCTCCAGGGAAGGGGCCCCCATGCACActagcctcaaaggagactcAATGCACACTTGTGCCTTCTCtctcagagaggaagggaaacaaCCAAAGGTGCTGGGGAGGCACCGTCCCAAGCGAGCAGGGGCCAGGAAGCAGCAAAGAGATGGGTCTGTCTGTACTACAGGGACTTTTGCAGGCTTTGGTTAAAGTGTCTCTCCACTTCCGGGGAAAACACTGAACTCAAGCTGACTCGTCCCAGACATGCTCAGCTTGCTCAACCCTGACCATTTCTGGCCTCACagcttttctctccattttactGGCATGTCCAGCAGGAGCAAAGCCGGAGACCACACTTCCCCTCAGCATCTTCTCAGGGCTTGAATGGCGGAATGGACAGGAGAAATGGCTTGCAAAGCCAGCCTCAGGAAGGAGAGGTGGGGATCTGGTTTACTGGTCACTCgcttcctgtttctctgcctccacaGGGTGCAGGCAGCTCTACTTCCGGCACAGGGGACCAACTGAACAAGAGAATGCTTGTAAACATGCCAGGAGCTGCCAGAGGGTTCAGACACCCCACAATGACACAGACAGGTCCGAAGGGCTGGTGCCTCTCAGGAGcatccccagcccagcccaggccaGTCCTCTCTACAAGGCTTCAGGAGTGGCTGTCAGTTCTCCACTCAGAAACACTCTCCTGGGTTTCTAGCATCTTTAAATAAACAAAGACCTCCTAACATCTGGCCCTAGAACCTGTGGCTTTGGGGCCCGCTTCCTGGAGAATGACAAGGGGCCCTGCCTTGGTGTGCAGTGGCCCAGGCCTTCCTCACATGACTGAAAATTGCTTCCATCTGTTTATGAGTCTGAGATCCACtttgcccttcccccacctctctgctCAACAGTGAAAGGAGGTAGGGCTGTCCCCCCAACTCTCCCTAATCACCCCCAGGCAAGGAAGGCACGCCTCCAGCTCCAGGTGGCCCTTCTACAAGTATTAAGATTCACAGcagaaacccaaaccaaaccaaacatccAGCCGGCCAGAGGCCCTGCTTGAGAAATAATAAGAACACAGGGGAGCCCCACGCTTTCCAGGGGCTCTGGACGTTTCTGGCGCACCCCTGTGACCCTTCCTCccaggagagcctcccaggagagcCTCCCCGTCCACCTGCCTGGCTGGCCGGGAGGTAGCCCCAACACCCAGAATTGTCTAGGAGCGACCAGAGGCCTTTCTAGACTCCACCATGTCGTCACCTGTGCCAACAGATGCACCCTGGGTCTGCACAGTCTGAGGCAACAACTACAGGTCACATCCACCTTTAAAATGTGTGgtaagggctggagacatggctcagcggtgaagagcactgactgctctcccagaggacctgagtttaatttccagctaccacatggtggctcacaaccatctgtgatgggatccgatgccctcttctagtgtgtctgacaCCAGCTAcactgaagaaagctacagtgtacttaaataaataatttttaaattattgtggTAAATTTTACCTTCTTGGAGATGTCTTAGGTACTCCCTACTGTCCTGACCAGCCTCCTGCCAGCCCCTGTCTAAGATCCCTGAGTAAGTAGTAGTTAGATGATCTCTGGCTTTTGGCTTATTTCATACAGAATAATTAACATCCTTAAAGCTCATCTGTGCTGTAGAATGTGCCTTTTGAAGActtgatgatatttttttaatgaacacatttagtattttttttttttttttttttttttggtttttctaaagacaggatttctctgtgtagccctggctgtcctggaactcactttgtagactaggcaggctcaaacccagaaatctgtctgcctctgcctcccaagtgctgggattaaaggtgtgcaccaccaccgcccggctgaaaacATTTAGTCTTAAAAAGCTCAAgttacatgattttattttttaatgattttttaaaaattaattatatgtacgcatgtgtgtctgtgtatgagtatgtgtgcctGAGTACAGgtacccagagaggccagaagagggcatcagagtccctctggagctggagctgcagttacaggcagctgtgcgATGCCAGATGTGGGTGTCGgactcagtcctctggaagagcagtcagtgctcttcaccactgagccacctctccagccctgacacaGTGGGTCTTCCCTCCATATATCTATCCACGGGCATCTGAGTGCTTACTTCTGGTGTGAACACGGGCATGTAGGCACTCTTGAGAGCTTGGGCtagctctccctcccttccctcaagGCCCTCTCTTATATACAGTCTAGCTTTAAACTCAATGATCCCCCTGCCTCGGccctctgagtactgggattacaggcatataccaTCATCCCTAGCAAGAGCATGCTTTCAATGGTTTGGGACATATGTCCAGATGTGAGCcgctctgtttttatttttgaggaacCAGAGAAGTGCATTGCATGTGACTACCGAGCGCTGGAGACTAAGCTAGCTGAGGAAAGATGCAGTCAAGAGTCCATTTTAACTCATCTCAGTTTTAAATATGTGAGCCTGACAACTGTACCGGGCAGCCTGGCACTCCCACTTTACAGAGGGGACCTGAGGTCTCTACGCTCTTTCCCGAAATATCACTGGATGGTCAGATGAACAGACACAAGACCTTTCCGGGCCTTCTCACTCCTGGAACTCCCCCTGCTCTCCTGGGACTCTAGGTCGCGGACGTGAGTTCTGCGCTCTGACACCTGCCTACTGATCAGGCCTGTGTTCCCGGACACCTTCCCTGCTCACCCGCCCAAGGCTGCAGCCTGCCCAGGGGCATCCTGGACTCCTAGCCTAGCAAGAAGCAGAAATGAGCTACTCACGAAAGCTAATCACCAGCAAGGGTGGAAACAGCTGCGGGTAATGAGAGTCCCGTGCCTGGGACTCAtgtggagagaactgactctcccgaatggtcctgtgacctccacatgacTGCTGTGGAGTAGGTACATGAACATACAGgcacagacacccagacaccagACATGGTGGGAagaaggggatgggggggggagacacacagacagagacacagacagagctAAAATGTTCACAGCTGCACTAATAACAGTGTATCAAGTGAATCTGAGGAAACACAGCTCACTCATGAGAAGGAAAGACACTATGAATGTGGCCGACTAGGAACGAACCTTGAAAACACCATACCGAGGTGAGGAAACAGGAACTCTAGGGTATGACTGACACTATGTAACACTCGGAAGACGCAGATCCACAGACCCACAGAGGCCTTCTTTGGGGAGAAGAAACTTTATCTAGCATGGAGTTTCCTTCCAGGGTGATAAGATGCACTGAATCAGACAGGAGCAACAGCTACATGACATCATGAATAAACACGGCTGGAAGTGCACCCTTCATGctgatgctgggggggggggggggaaccgggAGAAGCAGTGGGGTGCACCAGTTGTTTAGAGCATAGGTGGTCAGAAAGTCCGGCCCGGCCATCTGCCAGAGCAAGTGGCCGGTCATCTCCCAGCCAAGGGTGTCTCCGAGCTACTTTTGGTAGACCATGGGTCCTACTGTGCACGCAGGCCCATCCACCCCTCCCCGTTCCTGCCCCAGACACCTGCTGTGAGCCCCACCTTTTCTCCAGTTAATGGAGAGTCTGACTGGGCCCCAAACCACCACCATCTGCAGACTTACTGTGTAACAcattcttccccccaccccagggccTGCCAAAGATGACAAGTTTATATCACCCTTCACCTTTACTGGGACAGGGGCTGTGGGCCACACTTTAGGAGGGGCTCTCAGAGAGGATGGGaccaaggctgaccttgacccAACTGGCCATGAGAAAGAAGGCTCAGGCCAACAGGCTCGCCAAGGACAGACAGGGAACTAGGACCCGGGAGCCACCTGCCTGACTTCACCCTTCCCCGCTAGCCTAGACCACCTATACTCCAGGACTCCACCCAACCTTTCCCAACTGAACCTGGCCTCCCCGGCCAAATGCAGGGAGAACTCTGCTGGGCAGGGAGTATCCATGACACACTGTAGGACAGCCAAACTCTCACCCTGAGGATGAAGATCtgaagtgtgtggggggggggcggggggagccaACGCCATTTTTCTTATCTTGCTCCAGCACAAGACCAGCTCTGAAAAGACAACACCTTTAATTCCGCTATCCCCACACACCAGGTAGTGTCTTTAACACCAGCTACTGGGCCTCAAGTTGGGCTCTGACTCCAGGGCATTCCTAGCACACAAGAAGCCACACGTTAGAACAAGGAGGCCAGATCAGAACTCTCCATCGGACCCACACCTAGAACAGACATCAAAGTGTCCACTTAGTATGAAATCTCCCCTCCAGGAGGCCCCAGCAGAGACAGGGGGGACTCACAAAGGCTCAGAGGTGATTCTCTGCACCAGGTATGCAGGAGTGGGCAGAGAGGAGTGTAATGAGCTAACTCGGGGAATAAaggtgaagaaaaataaaatataaagtaaaatagcCACGTGGGAAGCTGGCCCGTGCTGGGCTGGGGGCCCAAAGGAGCACGGATTGCCCTGGAGAGAGCTACAGTATTGGCAGCAGATTCCTATGTCCTCAGAGATCAGAAGCACAACACAGGTCAGTCAACAGGTATATATCGGAAAGGCTGTGTTAAGAAACGGATCAGAAGGTGAAAGGGCTTAGGCAGGTGGATGGGGGAGGCTTTATAGGGAAAGACTTTTAAATGGAGCCATGGCAAACTCCCACAGGTAGGTAGCTCCATCCGACTCCCTGGCACGGGAATGTTATGCTACAGAAAATGACGActtgaggctgggggtggggtggctcagtggataaaaataCTCATTATGGAATtattgaggacctgagttcaaatccccggtACTCATGTAAAAGCCAATCATGACTCTATGTGCCAGAGCTGGAGGCTGTGGAAACAGGCATTGAGCAGACAGACCTTTAGTGAGAGACTGTGTCACAAAAAACGGTGGCTGAGGAAGGCCAGCATattcctctggtttccacatgctTGCACATctacgtgcgcacacacacatggacacatttT
Proteins encoded in this region:
- the Septin9 gene encoding septin-9 isoform X3, giving the protein MERDRITALKRSFEVEEIEPPNSTPPRRVQTPLLRATVASSSQKFQDLGVKNSEPAARLVDSLSQRSPKPSLRRVELTGTKAPEPMSRRTELSIDISSKQVESTASAAGPSRFGLKRAEVLGHKTPEPVPRRTEITIVKPQESVLRRVEAPTSKIPEGSAGLPVTDAAAPKRVETQMPKPAEAPNCPLLPQTLENSEAPVSQLQSRLEPRAPVAEVPYRNQEDPEVTPSCVGDMADNSRDAMLKQAPVSRNEKAPVEFGYVGIDSILEQMRRKAMKQGFEFNIMVVGQSGLGKSTLINTLFKSKISRKSVQPISEERIPKTIEIKSITHDIEEKGVRMKLTVIDTPGFGDHINNENCWQPIMKFINDQYEKYLQEEVNINRKKRIPDTRVHCCLYFIPATGHSLRPLDIEFMKRLSKVVNIVPVIAKADTLTLEERVYFKQRITADLLSNGIDVYPQKEFDEDAEDRLVNEKFREMIPFAVVGSDHEYQVNGKRILGRKTKWGTIEVENTTHCEFAYLRDLLIRTHMQNIKDITSNIHFEAYRVKRLNEGNRAMANGIEKEPEAQEM
- the Septin9 gene encoding septin-9 isoform X5: MADNSRDAMLKQAPVSRNEKAPVEFGYVGIDSILEQMRRKAMKQGFEFNIMVVGQSGLGKSTLINTLFKSKISRKSVQPISEERIPKTIEIKSITHDIEEKGVRMKLTVIDTPGFGDHINNENCWQPIMKFINDQYEKYLQEEVNINRKKRIPDTRVHCCLYFIPATGHSLRPLDIEFMKRLSKVVNIVPVIAKADTLTLEERVYFKQRITADLLSNGIDVYPQKEFDEDAEDRLVNEKFREMIPFAVVGSDHEYQVNGKRILGRKTKWGTIEVENTTHCEFAYLRDLLIRTHMQNIKDITSNIHFEAYRVKRLNEGNRAMANGIEKEPEAQEM